In Treponema denticola, one genomic interval encodes:
- a CDS encoding Fic family protein, which yields MHPWADGNGRMSRLLMNFIQYEAGIIPSIIKRKIGQNIFKVFLLHKTRMILRSSYILCFAPYTELSEQIEEYKTRLK from the coding sequence ATTCATCCTTGGGCAGATGGAAACGGACGGATGAGCCGGCTCTTAATGAATTTTATCCAATATGAGGCTGGAATAATTCCTTCGATTATAAAAAGGAAAATAGGGCAGAATATATTCAAAGTCTTTCTTCTTCACAAGACAAGGATGATCCTGCGGAGTTCTTACATTTTATGTTTCGCACCATATACGGAATTGAGCGAGCAGATAGAAGAATATAAAACTCGCTTGAAATGA
- a CDS encoding HsdM family class I SAM-dependent methyltransferase produces MVDVVQPKIMETVADPACGTGGFLLAAYDYMRKQSDEQSKVDFLQTKALRGNDITPLVVTLASMNLYLHDIGADTTPIKCEDSLEHEPEHLVDVILANPPFGARPAGSVDISTMRSDLIVTKTTS; encoded by the coding sequence ATGGTTGATGTTGTTCAGCCGAAGATTATGGAGACTGTTGCCGACCCGGCATGCGGAACCGGAGGCTTCTTGCTTGCTGCCTATGATTATATGCGCAAACAAAGCGACGAACAGAGTAAAGTGGATTTCTTACAAACGAAGGCGCTGAGGGGCAATGACATTACGCCTCTTGTCGTAACGTTGGCTTCTATGAATCTTTATCTTCACGACATTGGAGCGGACACCACGCCGATTAAATGTGAAGATAGTTTGGAACACGAACCCGAACATCTTGTAGATGTAATTCTTGCAAATCCGCCTTTCGGCGCTCGGCCTGCAGGAAGCGTCGATATTTCGACCATGCGTTCCGATTTAATTGTAACAAAAACAACCAGTTAA